Proteins encoded by one window of Streptomyces uncialis:
- the egtB gene encoding ergothioneine biosynthesis protein EgtB encodes MTESAGPVEDTGALRERARDALLAARDRTARLTDCVEDGELTTQVSPLMSPLVWDLAHIGNQEEQWLLRAVAGREAMRPEIDPLYDAFEHPRASRPALPLLPPAEARSYAAEVRGRAMDVLDSAPLAGSPLTDAGFAFGMIAQHEQQHDETMLITHQLRTGRPVLSAPGPEPVSGFTGPAEVLVPGGPFTMGTSTEPWALDNERPAHHRLVPSFFLDTTPVTNAAYQVFLADGGYDDPRWWDPRGWEHIRSRAIAAPLFWRRESGGWLRRRFAVTEPVPPDEPVLHVSWFEADAYARWAGRRLPTETEWEKAARLDPATGRSRRYPWGDDDPAPGHANLGQRHLRPAPAGSYPAGQSPLGVRQLIGDVWEWTSSGFLPYPGFTAFPYREYSEVFFGGDHKVLRGGSFAVGPVACRGTFRNWDHPIRRQIFSGFRTARDVTPADGVPMGVG; translated from the coding sequence ATGACCGAGTCCGCCGGCCCCGTCGAGGACACCGGGGCGCTGAGGGAACGCGCGCGGGACGCCCTGCTGGCCGCCCGGGACCGCACCGCGCGGCTCACGGACTGCGTCGAGGACGGGGAGCTGACCACGCAGGTGTCACCGCTGATGTCGCCCCTGGTGTGGGATCTCGCGCACATCGGCAACCAGGAGGAGCAGTGGCTGCTGCGGGCGGTGGCCGGTCGGGAGGCGATGCGCCCGGAGATCGACCCGCTGTACGACGCGTTCGAGCATCCCCGCGCGTCCCGGCCGGCGCTGCCGCTGCTGCCCCCGGCCGAGGCCCGTTCGTACGCGGCCGAAGTACGCGGCCGGGCGATGGACGTGCTGGACAGCGCGCCGCTGGCCGGTTCGCCGCTGACGGACGCGGGGTTCGCGTTCGGGATGATCGCGCAGCACGAACAGCAGCATGACGAGACGATGCTGATCACCCATCAGCTGCGCACCGGCCGACCGGTGCTGAGCGCGCCCGGCCCGGAGCCGGTGTCCGGCTTCACCGGTCCGGCCGAGGTGCTGGTGCCGGGCGGGCCGTTCACCATGGGGACGTCGACCGAGCCATGGGCTCTGGACAACGAACGGCCCGCGCATCACCGGCTGGTGCCGTCGTTCTTCCTGGACACGACCCCGGTCACCAACGCGGCGTACCAGGTGTTCCTCGCGGACGGTGGTTACGACGACCCGCGCTGGTGGGACCCGCGCGGCTGGGAGCACATCCGCTCGCGGGCGATCGCGGCTCCGCTGTTCTGGCGCCGGGAGAGCGGTGGCTGGCTGCGCCGCCGGTTCGCGGTGACCGAGCCCGTCCCGCCGGACGAGCCGGTGCTGCACGTCAGCTGGTTCGAGGCCGACGCGTACGCGCGCTGGGCGGGACGGCGGCTGCCGACGGAGACGGAGTGGGAGAAGGCCGCCCGGCTCGACCCGGCGACCGGCCGCTCCCGCCGCTATCCGTGGGGCGACGACGATCCGGCGCCCGGGCACGCCAACCTCGGGCAGCGCCATCTGCGGCCCGCCCCCGCCGGTTCCTATCCGGCCGGACAGTCCCCGCTGGGTGTACGGCAGTTGATCGGGGACGTATGGGAGTGGACGTCGAGCGGGTTCCTGCCGTACCCGGGGTTCACCGCGTTCCCGTACCGGGAGTACTCGGAGGTGTTCTTCGGCGGTGACCACAAGGTGCTGCGCGGCGGCTCGTTCGCGGTGGGTCCGGTGGCGTGCCGGGGCACCTTCCGCAACTGGGACCATCCGATACGGCGGCAGATCTTCTCCGGATTCCGCACCGCCCGCGATGTGACGCCCGCCGACGGTGTGCCCATGGGGGTCGGCTGA
- a CDS encoding dodecin, with the protein MSDHTYRVTEIVGTSHEGIDQAIRNGVGRASQTLRNLDWFEVTQVRGQIEDGQVAHYQVGLKVGFRIEE; encoded by the coding sequence ATGTCGGACCACACCTACCGCGTCACCGAGATCGTCGGCACCTCGCACGAGGGCATCGACCAAGCGATCCGCAACGGCGTAGGGCGGGCCTCACAGACCTTGCGCAACCTGGACTGGTTCGAGGTCACACAGGTACGTGGCCAGATCGAGGACGGTCAGGTGGCGCATTACCAGGTGGGACTGAAGGTGGGCTTCCGTATCGAGGAATGA
- the egtC gene encoding ergothioneine biosynthesis protein EgtC, producing MCRHVAYLGEPVAMGEILLTPPYALYRQSWAPREQRHGTVNADGFGVGWYADGDPVPARYRRAGPLWGDLSFADLARVVRSAALLGAVRDATEPGADGEAAAAPFASGPWLFSHNGAVKGWPHSLAGLAAGLPPAELLSLESRCDSALVWALLLRRLTFGDPPGQALADTVAEVAAAAPGSRLNLLLTSGDTIAATAWGDTLYVRAVAGGGTVVASEPYDDDPRWHQVPDRTLLTVTRTEVRSTPLKEPVA from the coding sequence ATGTGCCGTCATGTGGCTTATCTGGGTGAACCGGTGGCGATGGGCGAGATCCTGCTGACCCCGCCGTACGCGCTGTACCGCCAGTCGTGGGCACCGCGCGAGCAGCGGCACGGCACGGTCAACGCGGACGGTTTCGGCGTCGGCTGGTACGCGGACGGCGATCCGGTGCCCGCGCGGTACCGGCGGGCCGGGCCGCTGTGGGGCGATCTGTCGTTCGCGGACCTCGCGCGGGTGGTGCGTTCCGCCGCGCTGCTCGGGGCGGTGCGTGACGCGACGGAGCCGGGCGCCGACGGGGAGGCCGCGGCGGCGCCGTTCGCGTCGGGGCCATGGCTGTTCAGCCACAACGGCGCGGTGAAGGGGTGGCCGCACTCCCTGGCGGGGCTCGCCGCCGGGCTGCCGCCCGCCGAGCTGCTGTCGCTGGAATCGCGCTGCGACTCGGCCCTGGTGTGGGCGCTGCTGCTGCGGCGCCTCACCTTCGGCGACCCGCCCGGCCAGGCCCTCGCCGACACGGTCGCGGAGGTCGCCGCGGCGGCCCCCGGGTCCCGGCTGAACCTGCTCCTCACCAGCGGCGACACGATCGCCGCGACCGCCTGGGGCGACACCCTGTACGTCCGGGCGGTCGCCGGGGGCGGTACGGTCGTCGCCTCCGAGCCGTACGACGACGACCCCCGCTGGCACCAGGTGCCCGATCGCACCCTGCTGACCGTCACCCGCACCGAAGTCCGGTCGACCCCGCTCAAGGAGCCCGTCGCGTGA
- the egtD gene encoding L-histidine N(alpha)-methyltransferase: MSPFRVTRTLPEDAAGAALRADVLAGLTGTPKTLPPKWFYDARGSELFDEITTLPEYYPTRAEREILLERSAEIAAATGARTLVELGSGSSDKTRHLLDELTDLAVYVPVDVSASALEQAGAALLAERPGLDVHALIADFTRPVALPRTPGPRLVAFLGGTIGNLLPGERAAFLASVRSLMSPGDALLLGTDLVKDERTLVAAYDDAAGVTAAFDKNVLSVVNRELGADFDLDRFDHVAHWDREREWIEMRLRARTAMTVKVPALDLAVHFAAGEELRTEVSAKFRAAGVREELAAAGLERTHWWTDGGDRFALSLSVAR, encoded by the coding sequence GTGAGCCCGTTCCGCGTCACCCGTACGCTGCCCGAGGACGCCGCAGGCGCCGCGCTGCGCGCCGATGTGCTGGCCGGTCTGACCGGCACCCCGAAGACGCTGCCGCCGAAGTGGTTCTACGACGCGCGGGGCAGTGAGCTGTTCGACGAGATCACCACCCTGCCGGAGTACTACCCGACGCGCGCCGAGCGGGAGATCCTGCTGGAGCGATCGGCGGAGATCGCCGCGGCGACCGGCGCCCGGACCCTGGTCGAACTGGGTTCCGGCTCGTCGGACAAGACCCGTCATCTGCTGGACGAGCTCACGGACCTCGCGGTGTACGTCCCGGTGGACGTCAGCGCGAGCGCCCTGGAACAGGCGGGGGCGGCGCTGCTCGCGGAGCGTCCCGGACTGGACGTGCACGCCCTGATCGCGGACTTCACCCGCCCGGTGGCCCTGCCGCGGACCCCGGGTCCCCGGCTGGTCGCGTTCCTCGGCGGCACCATCGGCAATCTGCTCCCCGGGGAGCGGGCCGCCTTCCTGGCGTCGGTACGGTCCCTGATGTCCCCGGGGGACGCGCTGCTGCTCGGCACCGATCTGGTGAAGGACGAGCGGACGCTGGTGGCGGCCTACGACGACGCGGCGGGGGTGACGGCGGCGTTCGACAAGAACGTGCTGTCCGTCGTCAACCGTGAGCTGGGCGCCGACTTCGACCTGGACCGCTTCGACCATGTGGCGCACTGGGACCGCGAGCGGGAGTGGATCGAGATGCGGCTGCGGGCGCGGACCGCGATGACGGTGAAGGTCCCCGCGCTGGACCTCGCCGTCCACTTCGCGGCCGGTGAGGAGCTGCGGACCGAGGTGTCGGCGAAGTTCCGTGCGGCGGGTGTGCGCGAGGAACTGGCGGCGGCGGGACTGGAACGCACCCACTGGTGGACGGACGGGGGTGACCGGTTCGCGCTGTCGTTGAGCGTGGCGCGCTGA
- a CDS encoding extracellular solute-binding protein: protein MPRRRTVLSLALASSTAALAAGCSVLPGRTADRRKVTVWLMKDSASDAFIKKFSDAFGKEHDDIELDIQIQEWVGIGEKVMNVLGANDGNSPDVIEVGNTQVAQYVDQGGLMELTLESARDLGMDDWVPGLAEPGRFNNRQYGIPWYAANRVVIYNKEIWADAGLKKTPRTRAEWLSMTQTLNSDNKQGIYLAGQDWYTFSGFVWDEGGELASDRSGGWEGTLHSAEAMRAMEFYAELQALGKGPKNADEEHPPQADEFAKGNIAQIVAVPGAARAIEKANPAIVDKLGYFAIPGKLASRRAAVFTGGSVLVVPDSTPDRRSALAVIKALAGEEWQTELARTMDYVPNKTTLARVVAGEPGVAAMAEGAARGRATPNSPDWANVEADNPIKEYMSAVLNGRDMETEARKASERITRALT from the coding sequence ATGCCCCGCCGACGTACCGTCCTGTCCTTGGCCCTGGCCTCATCCACCGCGGCCCTCGCCGCGGGTTGCAGCGTGCTGCCGGGCCGGACCGCGGATCGCCGCAAGGTCACCGTGTGGCTGATGAAGGACAGCGCGTCCGACGCGTTCATCAAGAAGTTCTCCGACGCCTTCGGCAAGGAGCACGACGACATCGAGCTCGACATCCAGATCCAGGAATGGGTCGGGATCGGCGAGAAGGTCATGAACGTCCTCGGCGCGAACGACGGCAACAGCCCCGATGTCATCGAGGTCGGCAACACCCAGGTCGCCCAGTACGTCGACCAGGGCGGGCTGATGGAGCTCACCCTGGAGTCGGCCCGCGACCTCGGGATGGACGACTGGGTTCCCGGTCTCGCCGAGCCGGGGCGGTTCAACAACCGTCAGTACGGCATCCCCTGGTACGCCGCCAACCGTGTCGTGATCTACAACAAGGAGATCTGGGCCGACGCCGGTCTCAAGAAGACACCGCGGACCCGCGCGGAGTGGCTGTCGATGACCCAGACGCTCAACAGCGACAACAAGCAGGGCATCTACCTCGCCGGTCAGGACTGGTACACCTTCTCCGGATTCGTCTGGGACGAGGGCGGCGAGCTCGCGAGCGACCGCTCCGGTGGCTGGGAAGGCACCCTGCACTCCGCCGAGGCCATGCGCGCGATGGAGTTCTACGCGGAGCTCCAGGCCCTCGGCAAGGGTCCGAAGAACGCCGACGAGGAGCACCCGCCGCAGGCGGACGAGTTCGCCAAGGGGAACATCGCGCAGATCGTCGCGGTCCCCGGCGCCGCCCGCGCCATCGAGAAGGCCAACCCCGCGATCGTGGACAAGCTCGGCTACTTCGCCATACCGGGCAAGCTGGCGAGCCGCCGCGCCGCCGTCTTCACCGGCGGCTCCGTCCTCGTCGTCCCCGACAGCACCCCGGACCGCCGCTCCGCCCTCGCCGTCATCAAGGCCCTCGCGGGCGAGGAATGGCAGACCGAGCTCGCCCGGACCATGGACTACGTGCCCAACAAGACCACCCTCGCCCGGGTCGTCGCGGGGGAGCCGGGTGTCGCCGCGATGGCCGAGGGCGCCGCGCGCGGCCGGGCCACCCCGAACTCGCCCGACTGGGCGAACGTCGAGGCCGACAACCCGATCAAGGAGTACATGTCGGCGGTGCTCAACGGCCGCGACATGGAGACCGAGGCACGCAAGGCGTCCGAGCGGATCACCCGCGCGCTCACCTGA